A segment of the Neorhodopirellula lusitana genome:
GTACTTGTCCCCATGTTGGTGACTTATCGGAGTTGTTCCTCCAACCGACCGTGCGTTTATCGCTGTCGCCTAGGTCCGTCGCAATTTCCCCCGCAGCAATCGTATTGGACAGGCCGTCTAGGCAATCTCGAAATTTGGACACGTCAACGGGCTTAAAGAAACCACGATTGGAGGCTCTTGCGTCTTCAGCATTGTCTTTCACCGTTCGGTCTCCGTCCCAAGGGCCGTTATTTGCGGCGATCATCGAGTCGCCGACGCAGGCAGCGTAGTTGGTGCGGCCCAGCGAGGGTAACCCGGTACCGGGATCGCTTGGGCATCGAAATCCTGGAATGCTCGTCGCCCAAGGATCGTATGCTAGCACATCAGGAGTCGGCCCCATGGCAGGATACCCCGCCGTTGGATTCGAGATTTGCTCCCAAATCGCCTGTTGCTCGATAAACGGTGTGAGTCCAACCAGCATGCTCAGGCGGTACCGATTTCCTTTGTTTGAAGATCGCCAGGCTCGCCAAGGACCACCGTCCGTGCCCGCGGCGTCAGCCAAGGGTTGTGTCCCAGATCCGTGTGTTGGCAGCTGTTTGTAGGCGGAGTGATAGTTGTGGATCGCCAACCCAATCTGTTTGAAATTGTTGCTGCAACTCATCCGACGTGCCGCCTCGCGGGCAGCCTGGACGGCGGGAAGCAGAAGCCCGACTAGGACTCCGATAATTGCGATGACAACGAGTAGTTCCACTAACGTGAACCCACGACGGTGCGCTGGATGATTCATGCCGAATGCCTCAGAAAAGAGTGTTTGATGAGCGTAAAAACGTCGTCTTTCGATTGCCCGATTGTTGATTGCACGCGGGGATTCCCCCACGCTGCGATTCACGTCAAGAATTTGACCGAGATTCCTAGTGCCTTGGATTGTCTCGCTAATAAAGGGCAGCGCCTTTGATTGTACCTTTACCATGGTCTCGCGGTGTCATGTGTTTACGGGATACAGCTGGTTTTTCGGGGGGGATATGCCGGTATGTGCACTTGGTTTGGGGCTTTTTTTGCGGTCTTGCATGCGGTTCGGGGGACTGCGTGGTTTGGGTGGTCTGTGCGGCTCGAGTGAGGTGGAGGTGGGTTGGTAGCCCTCTGGCGCGGATCTGCACCGCAATTCAGACAGTCATCCCGTGTGCGCTGGATCCGCTACCACCGTTTTTCGAAATCTGATCGGGAACACCCCTCGAACCGAAACAATCCAATTGCTGAAACGATCCAGTGCAGCCGCAGTGTGGTATTTGTCCAGGCGTCAGTGAGTCCAGACGTCAGTGAGTCCAGACGTCAGTGAGTCCAGACGTCAGTGAGTCCAGACGTCAGTGAGTCCAGACGTCAGTGAAACGGGAGCGGTTTTTTGAAGATCCGCTGCTGTCAACGTATGGCAAGCGACAGCGGCTGCAGCGGATTGGATTGCAAAAGTGATCGCCAACTTTCAAAAGAGGCTCGGAACGGATGCTGGTGTTGTGACTCCAACCTTAGCAGTGGCAGCCCTTAGGAGTTGCAGCACGATTCAAATTGCTGGACCTGTCGTTCGGCTTCTTCGCGAGCGATGCCGTAGCGTTCTTGCACCACGCCCACGAGTTCTTCCCGCTTGCCGTCGATGCGGTCGAGGTCGTCACTGGTCAGGTCGCCCCACTGCTGTTGGACTTGGCCTTTGGCTTGTTTCCACTTGCCTTGAATTTGATCCCAATTCATCGTTGCATTCCTTCATGTAAGAGGTCTCGTCTACCGGTGTCGAAGACTCATGTGTATCGACACCACCTGGTTAGCATTTGGTGAGCCAATGGCTTGGAATCTCTTGCGTGATTGAGGAAGTCCATTCGCGGTCGCAGTGGATTGGCGATACTGGATTTGTTGCCTCAAAGAGCTGGACGCGATTCGTCCACATCGATCGCAACACCGCCAACGTTGAAAAGCTTCTGAGATTTGGGAACGCAATATCGACACCGTGCGACAGGATCGGCCGCCACCAGAAAACTGGATTGTGTTGGGCCAACTGGATTGTGTTGGGCCACGCGAGAGCCCAATGCCGAACAACTGTGATGAGTTCAGGAATTGGATTGGCGGATTGCTTCGACCAATTCGGCTTTCTTCATCTTGCTGCGACCGGCAATATCCAGCTCGGCTGCACGATTACGCAACTCGTTGACGGTGCGGTCTTCGAGTGAGGCATTTGGGTTGCCAGTGCCTTGTGTTGTGGAGTTCGGCGTTCGACCTTCCTCGCGACGTTGTTTATTGACCGTACGAGCGGCCACCTCTTGGGCGGTATCTTCCGACTTGCCGCTTTCGAGTTGGCTCTCTTTGATGTGCTCATACTGTCGCTCGTCTTTGTCAGTCCACTCTGTCACAACTTAGCTCCAATTTTCAGTTTGAATCCGCCCGCGGATCAGTCCGATCCACAGCGGCACATCCTGTACCAATTGTTGAGCTTGAGACTTAACGAGGATTTACGACATTCGTTTGGGACGTGGCACAGCAGTTGCGAAACGTTAACCACACCGACATCGCAACTGTTGCGATTCGATCCCCCCGATCCTGACGTATTGGAGAAACTGTAATGTCAAAGATTCGTTTCACATTTGCCTCGCTCGCTATCGCCGGTATTTGCGGACTTCCCACCGTACAGGCACAGCAAACGTTGCCGGGGCAAGCCACCGATCCCGCGCAAAATGAACTCCTTCGTGATCAGCCAGCGACTCAGCCAGGGCAGTCGCAAAACAATCAACGTGATCGGTACGAAGCTCGCCGCGTCTCCACGGACAGTCGCAACCAACAAGGACCGACCGTCAAGGAGGCCATTGTCCAGAAGCTGGAAAAGGCGAACAAGGCTGAGGTTGAACTTGCTAACTTCGCGATGCAGCGAACTGACAACCAGGAAGTCAAGCAACTGGCCCAAACGATTGCTCAAGATCATGAGTCTTGCAATCAAAAGCTGAAGCAGATGGCTGGGCAGCATCATCAGAATGGTCAGTCGCACCAAGGCCAACAGAATCGAGCGGTAAACAACCACCAGGCTGGTCAAACGGCGACCAGCCGTCAGCAGGCAACCGTCCCGATGGAGCTTTGCCAGATTGCCGAGCAAGCGTGTGACAACGCTTTGCAAATGACGAAGGAAATGTTAGGCAATCATGAAGGCCAAGACTTTGACATGGCGTTTCTGGGGCAACAATGTGTAGCCCACACGATGATGCTGGCCGAACTGAAAGCGATTGAAAGCACGGGCCCGCAAGAATTGCAGCAAGTCGCTCAGGAAGCCAGCCAAAAGGTGAAGCAACATCTCGACCACTGCAAGCAACTTGCTAAGAAGCTTGAAGACGATCGCAAGAACAATCGGTCATAGGTCAGGGTAAAGAAGCCTTGTCACCGCGGCCATCTTGGTCACGGCCTTCTCTTCGAAAACGATTGTCCCCATTGTCCCGCGTCAGCACGAACTTTGTGCTGACGCGGGACTTTCTTTTGGGACCTAACGACGTCGCGATTCTGGGAGACGTTGTTTTCTCGGCAAGCAGGTTTCCAGCGGGCTGGAGCTCGACCGACAGGCACTGATTCAACCGCACCGTCGGTGCGTCAATGAAATCAGCCCAAGCGGTTCATCGAACGGCGTGCTTGACTCGAGGAATAGTCAACGTCGGGCGATCGAAATCAAAAGCGTGACGTCTAAGACAGCGTTTGGAGCCTGGTGATGCAGTGCGGAGCGAGATCGCTCATGACTTGCATCGCCATGCGTCGATCCCTGTTTTGCCAGCACGTACGGTTACGAACGTTTCGCTTCAGTTAGCTAGCGAACTGCGGCAATCGATTGCCAGTTGGCGATATCATGCCATTGCGTTCTCAAGATCGCTTGAGTCCCGAAGCTTCGCCAGGGCGTTTGCAATTCAAACCACCCGGCGAGCTTTGTCGTGTCCAGCACCAATCAGGATGGTGCGGTTTTCGCTTAGGGATTCCTACGGTTTGCAAGCATTTGCGAGAGATGAGTTAGCCGTGCGTCGGAGCCCAAAATGCAGGGCTTTCGATAACAGCGGTTTGAGTTGCGGAGTTTCCCGTTGCGGGAATCGAACTAGTAGTCAATCGCAACTAAATTTTCGGTTCGAATCGATGGTAGAACAGCTGTCCCAGCTGCTTGTGCACCGTCCCCAAACGTTTCGGGCCCCAAACGATTGAGAACAATCGTTTTTCTCTGTGTTACCCGAAAGCCAAGCTGCGGCGGACTACTAGCGGGGTTTGCGTGTTCGGTTTTGAACACGGGTGAACGCGTCCATGGCCGCCGGGCGAGCATCTTCCCAAGCCATGTGCTCACCGCCTCCAGCGTCTTCCCACTGCTTTCGAGCGACCGCTTCGCGAGCCAGCCATTCATCGTTGGCATCCGCATCGAAGGCCTGCCAGCCTGATTGATATGCGGTTTGGTATTGCTCGTAATTGTATTGCTCGTTGTAGTACGGGCGATTGCGATGCTCTTCCTCCCAGAAGGCAGCTTCTTCGGTAGGGTCGACGCTCTCGGCAACCGCTTTGCCGGCGTAGCCTCCCGCGATGCCGCCCACCACGGCACCGGCGACGGTTCCGATCGGCCCGGCCGCTGTGCCCGCCGCCGCGCCGACTGCCGCTCCGCCGAGTGCCGCCCCCACGCCAGTTCCCACAGGATGGGATCCTGGTTCGCCGGTGATCGCGTCCTCGTTTCGAAGCTCTTCGCGAGTCTCGTTATTGTGTCTCTTGTCGGTCGACATAGTTCATTCCTTGTAGAGGAGGATGGAAGTTTCCGTAGTGAACCAGGCCGCGACTCCCTAAAAAACATGCACGCGAAATCTCGTTCACTATCGGTCAACAACAAGGCATTTCTTGTGCCGCTGGTGTAGCGTCGGCGCGGTAATTGCGGACTAATCCAGCTACATTCCTTTAGCTCGAGTCCAAACCCATGTCAGCACTTCGCAAGCTCATTCTCGCCGCCGCAGGAAGTTACGCGGTATCGCCGCTGCACGAGCGATTGTCCGTCATCAACGAGAATTCGATTGGCGACACAAGCGAGTGGTGATCACGGGCGGTTCTCGTGGCTTGGGTTTGGTGATCGCGCGGCACTTGGCTGACCAGGGTGCGCGAATTGCGATCACGGCACGCAGCGAAGAGGACCTGCATGTCGCCGCCGACGAATTACGGGCTCGCGGTGCCGAGGTGATTTCGCACCCTTGCGATGTTCGCGACCAAGACGAAGTCGCCGCGTTCATCGACCGCGTCACGAACCAATTTGATGGCGTCGATGTGCTGTTCAATGTCGCTGGCATCATCACCGTTGGACCGCTTGAAGCGATGGCGATGGACGACTTTCACGATTCGATGCAGACCAATTGTTGGGGAGCTTTACGAATGTCGCTGGAAGTTCTTCCCTTCATGCGAAACCAGGGTTGGGGACGTATCGTCAACATAGCCTCGATCGGCGGAAAACGAGCGGTGCCACACATGCTGCCTTACGCGGCCAGCAAGTTTGCCTTGGTTGGATTGTCCAATGAAGAAGAGAAGGTGTCCGAAGAAGAAAAGGTGTCCAGTGCCGAAAAGGACTGGTCCACTCGTTGCACTGGAGTGAAGCGGCGTTGCCTCAGGTCGCCGCAAGTTGGCCTTTCGTGATAGCGGACAGGAAGCTCACCCTCTTCTTCCGCACGAAGCCGAGGGTAAGACGCAGTCAACCGAGGTAAATCGTCATTCACCGCAGGTTTGACTTTGCGGGTGCGGGTTCCAACTCTAGGGAGGCACGTTCGGTGCCATGCACCCAGCAGACGCTATTACCTCGATGGCGGCCGCGGCAACGACCGGATTTTTGACCGCGCGAGCAACGACATCTTGATCGGTGGCCTCGGCGCCGACCAGCTCGACGGCGGTGATGGCGATGACTTGATCATCATGGACGCCCTCACCTCCGTTCCTGGTAAGACCGATCCGGACAGGTTGATCGCGGTTTGGACGGACACGTCTGAAACGGTCGCTCATCGCGTGCTTACATTGACCGACGATCTCCTAGCCGCAATCCAAACGGATGGATCGGAAGACCCAGCCAGAAGCGAACGCGGCATCGACGCCTACTTCGCCTCCGCCGAAGACGGCCTCCGCCTCCGTCCCGGAGACGACTTGGTGCGACGAATCTAATGCAAGCTAAGGATCGAAACGCGAGACAAGTTTTCCGAAAACCTCAACCAACAGCCGCATGAAGAAACCGATGCCGTTCGAAGCTCCGGTGTCGGCCACCAAAGCGTCCAGACGACCAACAAAGTAGGTCGGATCACGCGGAGCGCCGTTCCGGCAATCATCTGTTGATCAACGCCGCATCCTCCAAGTGTTGCCGGAACAGCGTCGCTTCGCTCCCTGATCCTGCCTTCTATACTTTCCGCAATACTTACAAAACGTGAATGTCCAAAACTTGATGCCAAAGCCCGATGCACAAGTATTGGCTTTATTGCTTTGGTACTTGTGATTCGCGGACCAATGGCCGACGAAGACGCTGATCGTCGTCACAACAAACAGGATGCTACCGACAAGATCGTCTTCGTCCAGCAATCGAACGGAAGTGCCATTCGGGTCAGGTCTCTTTGTTGCTAGGAAACCCATCAAAGAGACCTGACCCGAATGGCACGGGCATAAGCCTAAGCTGCTGTGGCGAAACGGTTTCGGTTCGGATTTCGGCGGCAGGTCATCAGTCGGTAGTTCTTTCGCCGTCG
Coding sequences within it:
- a CDS encoding DUF1559 domain-containing protein, with the translated sequence MNHPAHRRGFTLVELLVVIAIIGVLVGLLLPAVQAAREAARRMSCSNNFKQIGLAIHNYHSAYKQLPTHGSGTQPLADAAGTDGGPWRAWRSSNKGNRYRLSMLVGLTPFIEQQAIWEQISNPTAGYPAMGPTPDVLAYDPWATSIPGFRCPSDPGTGLPSLGRTNYAACVGDSMIAANNGPWDGDRTVKDNAEDARASNRGFFKPVDVSKFRDCLDGLSNTIAAGEIATDLGDSDKRTVGWRNNSDKSPTWGQVRNNPTLCMDKTIPERPQFWDAHWTANVNSSQGRGYKWADFQPVYSQCMTILPPNRELCGAYNSAGTTLVATMSSRHQGGVHVLMGDGAVKFITDSIEAGEQSHRQIYLGKGEGEQSPYGLWGALGTRAAKEVINEEF
- a CDS encoding CsbD family protein, which encodes MNWDQIQGKWKQAKGQVQQQWGDLTSDDLDRIDGKREELVGVVQERYGIAREEAERQVQQFESCCNS
- a CDS encoding DUF4142 domain-containing protein; protein product: MSKIRFTFASLAIAGICGLPTVQAQQTLPGQATDPAQNELLRDQPATQPGQSQNNQRDRYEARRVSTDSRNQQGPTVKEAIVQKLEKANKAEVELANFAMQRTDNQEVKQLAQTIAQDHESCNQKLKQMAGQHHQNGQSHQGQQNRAVNNHQAGQTATSRQQATVPMELCQIAEQACDNALQMTKEMLGNHEGQDFDMAFLGQQCVAHTMMLAELKAIESTGPQELQQVAQEASQKVKQHLDHCKQLAKKLEDDRKNNRS
- a CDS encoding Rho termination factor N-terminal domain-containing protein — protein: MTEWTDKDERQYEHIKESQLESGKSEDTAQEVAARTVNKQRREEGRTPNSTTQGTGNPNASLEDRTVNELRNRAAELDIAGRSKMKKAELVEAIRQSNS
- a CDS encoding SDR family NAD(P)-dependent oxidoreductase, with product MITGGSRGLGLVIARHLADQGARIAITARSEEDLHVAADELRARGAEVISHPCDVRDQDEVAAFIDRVTNQFDGVDVLFNVAGIITVGPLEAMAMDDFHDSMQTNCWGALRMSLEVLPFMRNQGWGRIVNIASIGGKRAVPHMLPYAASKFALVGLSNEEEKVSEEEKVSSAEKDWSTRCTGVKRRCLRSPQVGLS